In Paenibacillus sp. BIC5C1, a genomic segment contains:
- a CDS encoding LutC/YkgG family protein, whose protein sequence is MNTEHQEWLEQLEKKSRAKQEHFMNDIASKLRRPRQTHAPTHPFRGAPAFWTDLQWDIDKRIQAFTDNFVNVGAHIARVRDIGEASAFIANKSHELSAKYIIRQNEQTLTDLGLEEQLPDVQISVWNSQAEENWKARAAEADIGVVMADYATAYTGSVTVLSSPEKGRSVSLLPTVLIIIIPIERLYTRLGETLDRFDEAGRENLPAGIHFISGPSRSSDIENDLTIGVHGPGIVYGLIMG, encoded by the coding sequence ATGAACACTGAACATCAGGAATGGCTGGAGCAGTTGGAGAAGAAGTCCCGTGCGAAGCAGGAACACTTTATGAATGACATCGCCTCCAAATTGAGAAGACCACGGCAGACACATGCTCCAACCCATCCTTTTCGAGGTGCACCCGCATTCTGGACGGATTTGCAGTGGGACATAGATAAGCGTATACAAGCATTCACCGATAATTTTGTGAATGTAGGTGCTCATATTGCGAGGGTAAGAGACATTGGCGAAGCTTCGGCCTTTATTGCTAATAAATCTCATGAATTAAGTGCGAAATATATCATACGTCAGAATGAACAGACGCTGACGGATCTTGGATTGGAAGAGCAACTTCCCGATGTGCAGATTTCTGTATGGAACAGCCAAGCAGAGGAGAACTGGAAGGCACGGGCAGCCGAGGCAGATATCGGTGTAGTGATGGCGGATTATGCCACTGCATATACGGGTTCCGTCACGGTGCTTTCTTCGCCAGAAAAGGGACGCTCAGTGAGTCTATTGCCCACCGTACTCATCATTATTATTCCTATTGAGCGGCTCTACACCAGACTTGGTGAAACGCTTGATCGCTTCGATGAAGCCGGAAGAGAGAATCTTCCAGCAGGCATTCATTTTATTTCCGGTCCTAGTCGTTCTTCTGATATTGA
- a CDS encoding (Fe-S)-binding protein: MKVSLFITCLSDAIYPRVGEAMVRLLAAHGVRLEFPPVQTCCGQPSYNSGYWDETRVAAKTILEAFDDSDFVVCPSGSCTYMIHHYPELFVDEPVWLEKAKRLEAKAYEFTQFLVQVLGITDLGAHFPHKVTYHPSCHGSRLLGVKDEPMALLSAVKGLEFVPLPYGEDCCGFGGTFAIKMPDISGAMVTEKVDHIKETEAEVLVGLDMACLMNIAGNLRYRNEPVRVMHLAELLYEGVQTG; the protein is encoded by the coding sequence ATGAAAGTCTCCTTATTCATTACCTGCCTCAGCGATGCCATATATCCCCGTGTGGGGGAGGCGATGGTGAGATTGCTCGCTGCTCATGGCGTTCGGTTGGAATTCCCGCCCGTGCAGACCTGCTGCGGTCAGCCTTCCTACAACAGCGGGTATTGGGATGAGACACGGGTAGCAGCCAAAACGATTCTGGAAGCCTTTGATGACAGCGATTTTGTCGTCTGTCCCTCGGGCTCCTGTACGTACATGATTCATCATTATCCCGAGCTGTTTGTCGATGAACCTGTATGGCTGGAGAAGGCTAAACGTTTGGAAGCCAAAGCCTACGAATTCACTCAGTTTCTCGTTCAGGTGCTTGGCATCACGGATTTGGGTGCACATTTTCCGCATAAGGTTACATACCATCCCTCGTGTCATGGCAGCCGTTTGTTAGGCGTAAAGGATGAGCCTATGGCATTACTTTCGGCAGTAAAAGGTTTGGAATTTGTTCCCCTTCCTTACGGAGAGGACTGCTGCGGATTTGGGGGTACCTTTGCCATCAAAATGCCGGATATATCTGGGGCCATGGTCACAGAAAAGGTAGATCATATCAAAGAGACGGAAGCTGAAGTATTAGTAGGACTGGATATGGCCTGTCTAATGAATATCGCAGGTAACCTGCGGTATCGGAACGAACCAGTGCGTGTGATGCATTTGGCTGAACTGCTGTATGAGGGGGTGCAAACAGGATGA
- a CDS encoding LutB/LldF family L-lactate oxidation iron-sulfur protein, with protein MSQPGVMDVTVKERAELALNDDFLRKAVKFTTERLRNGKKSASEEHGNWEEWRERGRQIRLHTIAHLDYYLNEFVNNARANGVHIHFADTSVEAAAIALDIAAHKQASTVVKSKSMVSEEVHLNHVLESAGIEAIETDLGEYIIQLAGEAPSHIVIPAIHKNRYQIADLLSKEAGEILEPDTTVLAGFVRKKLREKFLEADIGMTGCNFAIAETGSMVLFENEGNARMVSTVPKTQITLMGMERIIPSWTDLEVMATLLPRSATGQKLTMYMSGITGPRRTEDGDGPDEMHIIIVDNGRSLQLGDPEFQELLNCIRCGACLNACPVYRHIGGHAYGGTYSGPIGAVLTPALNGNIDEWNDIAGASSLCGACYEACPVKIPLHDMLVYLRRRKVEEGHGNKLESAGMKGFAAVVSNSKRFGAAIRLGQIGQKAVVRNNGISLKLGPLKGWNSYRVAPSLAKRSFRQQWNKLDQELNQEKKEMDSSVRDRMEQILREREGGGGQHEH; from the coding sequence ATGAGTCAACCCGGTGTAATGGATGTTACCGTCAAAGAACGTGCAGAACTGGCTTTGAATGATGACTTCCTGCGGAAAGCCGTCAAGTTTACAACAGAGCGATTGCGTAATGGCAAGAAGTCCGCATCCGAAGAACATGGCAACTGGGAAGAATGGCGCGAACGTGGACGTCAGATTCGTCTGCATACGATCGCACATCTGGATTATTACCTGAACGAATTCGTCAATAATGCACGTGCCAATGGGGTTCATATTCATTTTGCCGATACTTCGGTAGAGGCAGCGGCGATTGCGCTTGATATTGCGGCTCACAAGCAGGCTTCCACCGTGGTGAAATCCAAGTCAATGGTGTCCGAAGAAGTACATCTCAACCATGTATTGGAATCCGCAGGCATTGAAGCGATAGAGACCGATCTGGGCGAATACATCATTCAATTAGCGGGTGAAGCTCCATCTCATATTGTCATTCCGGCTATTCACAAGAACCGTTACCAGATTGCGGACCTGTTATCCAAGGAAGCGGGAGAAATTCTGGAACCGGATACCACCGTACTTGCCGGATTTGTACGCAAAAAGCTGCGTGAGAAGTTTCTTGAAGCCGATATTGGCATGACTGGTTGCAATTTTGCGATTGCGGAGACCGGTTCCATGGTTCTATTTGAAAATGAAGGCAATGCCCGTATGGTATCCACCGTGCCAAAAACACAGATTACCTTAATGGGCATGGAGCGTATCATTCCATCCTGGACAGATCTCGAGGTGATGGCAACCCTGCTGCCACGCTCCGCGACGGGTCAAAAATTGACGATGTATATGTCCGGCATCACCGGCCCTCGTCGAACAGAAGACGGGGACGGGCCAGATGAAATGCACATTATTATCGTGGATAATGGACGTTCACTTCAGTTGGGTGATCCCGAATTTCAGGAGCTTTTGAACTGTATTCGCTGCGGTGCATGTCTGAACGCTTGTCCAGTGTATCGTCATATCGGTGGGCATGCCTATGGTGGAACCTACAGTGGACCAATCGGAGCGGTACTTACACCAGCATTGAATGGCAATATTGATGAATGGAACGACATTGCGGGTGCTTCGAGTCTGTGCGGAGCCTGTTATGAAGCCTGTCCGGTCAAAATTCCGCTGCATGATATGCTCGTATATTTACGCAGACGCAAGGTGGAAGAGGGCCATGGCAATAAGCTTGAGAGCGCTGGCATGAAAGGTTTTGCAGCGGTTGTATCCAATTCTAAACGATTCGGAGCGGCTATACGTCTCGGACAGATTGGTCAGAAAGCGGTTGTACGGAATAACGGAATTTCACTTAAACTTGGGCCCCTCAAAGGCTGGAACAGCTACCGGGTTGCACCAAGCCTTGCGAAGCGTTCCTTCCGGCAGCAATGGAACAAGTTGGATCAGGAGCTGAATCAGGAGAAGAAAGAGATGGATTCTTCTGTTCGGGACCGAATGGAACAGATTCTTCGTGAACGTGAGGGGGGCGGTGGCCAACATGAACACTGA
- a CDS encoding DeoR/GlpR family DNA-binding transcription regulator, whose translation MLAAERYDRIVEMVNVKGSMRVSELSEHCRVTEETIRRDLDRLEQAGRLRRSHGGAVSVKEEQPEIPYRVRETTHAEEKKRIALSALSMIRPGDRILLDASTTAGYMAANMPDMPLTVLTNSIQVATELSSRDKIEVISTGGQLAQRSLSFVGPLAERSLETYHVDKLFLSCKGVHLEGGGISESNELQARLKQKMVGISDQVILLADTSKFGVRAFARVTGLSAVHAVITDQSLNDDLIERLNRYDISITRV comes from the coding sequence ATGCTGGCAGCAGAGCGCTATGACCGGATTGTGGAGATGGTTAATGTTAAGGGCAGTATGCGTGTATCCGAACTTAGTGAGCACTGCCGGGTAACAGAAGAGACGATTCGGCGTGATCTGGACCGGCTGGAGCAAGCCGGGCGACTGCGCCGTTCTCATGGTGGCGCTGTCAGCGTGAAGGAAGAGCAGCCGGAGATCCCTTACCGGGTAAGGGAGACAACACATGCAGAGGAAAAGAAAAGAATTGCCTTATCGGCTCTATCCATGATTCGGCCGGGGGATCGAATTTTACTGGATGCCAGCACGACAGCAGGGTATATGGCGGCCAATATGCCGGATATGCCATTGACTGTATTGACCAACTCCATACAGGTAGCCACTGAACTGAGCAGCAGGGACAAGATTGAGGTCATCTCAACTGGAGGGCAGCTGGCCCAACGATCTCTGTCTTTTGTTGGACCGCTCGCCGAACGTTCTCTGGAGACATATCATGTCGATAAATTGTTCCTGTCTTGTAAAGGTGTGCATCTGGAAGGCGGCGGAATCAGTGAATCCAATGAGCTTCAGGCACGCTTGAAGCAGAAAATGGTCGGTATATCCGACCAGGTCATTTTGCTTGCAGATACGAGCAAGTTTGGGGTTCGTGCATTTGCCCGGGTAACCGGGTTAAGTGCCGTTCATGCGGTGATCACGGATCAGTCGCTTAATGATGATTTGATAGAACGTCTGAACAGATATGATATCTCAATCACAAGGGTATAA